From Hydractinia symbiolongicarpus strain clone_291-10 chromosome 11, HSymV2.1, whole genome shotgun sequence, the proteins below share one genomic window:
- the LOC130613523 gene encoding uncharacterized protein LOC130613523, with protein sequence MRSIKDRHLKKFNKINDRFNDDAQTGIDKSKWIVNLSNRQLTTEETNLLSKGMNFCMTPASLPKKEIVAKVEEAIKDLPKEEADTVRSKVSLTLQKSKTPKDNLQKSERLSLKNLKKDKDIIILPADKGRTMVIMITPDYIDKKIADDECMEEVTVHSLKNGSQKHYFSNKSDG encoded by the exons atgagatCGATTAAAGACAGACACCTtaaaaagttcaacaaaatcaATGACAGATTCAATGATGATGCACAAACGGGTATAGACAAGAGCAAATGGATTGTCAATCTCTCCAACAGACAACTCACGACAGAAGAAACAAACCTTCTATCAAAAGGAATGAATTTCTGTATGACACCAGCTTCACtaccaaagaaagaaatagttgcGAAAGTGGAAGAGGCAATTAAAGATCTACCAAAAGAAGAGGCAGACACAGTAAGATCTAAAGTAAGCCTCACGCTACAGAAGAGCAAAACACCAAAggacaatttgcaaaaatctgaaagactGTCATTGAAAAATCTAAAGAAGGACAAAGATATCATAATCCTACCGGCAGACAAGGGGAGAACAATGGTTATCATGATTACACCTGACTACATTGACAA GAAAATAGCAGACGAtgaatgcatg GAGGAAGTGACTGTGCATTCTTTGAAGAATGGCTCTCAAAAGCattatttttctaataaaagtGATG GTTAA
- the LOC130614121 gene encoding probable tubulin polyglutamylase TTLL9 produces the protein MAKKENRIPYLKSVQRVNRFADGRSIRFRCGMQNTIYDVLTSRPGWVEANVDGEWDFIWSDRCGIQEIYDNQYLQEHVKLNHFRNHYELTRKNLMAKNLKRLKKQAEREHGKLEATKFDFFPSTFELPSEYHMFVEEFKKNPGKLWIMKPIGKSQGKGIFLFKKLKDITDWRKEDYYRSIDEKKEDKEPPEAYIVQRYLDNPYLIGGKKFDLRVYILATSYIPLKAWLYREGFARFTNTRYSLNSIDDQYIHLTNVAIQKTAPDYDPEGSKWSIHQLRLYLTARHGVEIVEELFRLMDDIFIKSLQSVQRVIINDKHCFELYGYDILIDSDLKPWLCEINASPSLTASNQIDYNLKYAMLSDVLNVLDMEGRLTSKEKRVGGFDLIWHDGPVTNEDLSTCDCAPAANTFLGCANNRETQLKEIYKASDRLRDMH, from the exons ATggctaaaaaagaaaataga atcccatacctaaaatcagttcaacgaGTCAACAGATT tGCTGATGGAAGGTCTATTCGTTTTCGTTGTGGTATGCAAAACACCATATACGATGTTCTTACATCCAGACCTGGCTGGGTTGAAGCTAATGT AGATGGAGAGTGGGACTTCATTTGGAGTGACAGATGTGGAATACAAGAGATTTATGACAACCAATATTTGCAAGAGCATGTCAAGTTAAATCATTTTCGTAACCATTATGAG TTGACACGCAAGAATTTGATGgcgaaaaatttaaaacgattAAAGAAACAAGCTGAAAGAGAACATGGAAAACTGGAAGCAACAAA ATTTGATTTCTTTCCATCAACCTTTGAGTTGCCA AGTGAATACCATATGTTTGTTGAGGAATTTAAAAAGAATCCTGGAAAGCTATGGATTATGAAACCA ATCGGCAAGTCTCAAGGAAAAGGCatctttttgtttaagaaattaaAAGACATAACTGATTGGAGAAAA GAGGATTATTACAGATCGATTGACGAAAAG AAAGAAGATAAAGAGCCACCCGAAGCATACATAGTACAACGATATTTAGACAATCCATATTTAATTGGAG GGAAGAAATTCGATCTCCGCGTGTACATCTTGGCGACTTCA TATATTCCATTGAAAGCGTGGTTGTATAGGGAAGGCTTTGCTAGATTTACTAACACCAGGTACTCGTTAAACTCCATTGATGATCAAT ACATTCATCTAACCAATGTAGCCATCCAAAAAACAGCCCCGGATTATGATCCTGAA GGATCAAAATGGTCTATTCACCAATTACGTTTATATCTTACAGCAAGACACGGTGTAGAGATT gttgAAGAATTATTTCGTTTGATGGATGACATCTTTATtaaaagtttacaaagtgtACAACGTGTCATAATTAACGATAAACACTGCTTTGAACT TTATGGCTACGATATTTTAATCGATTCCGATCTTAAACC TTGGCTGTGTGAAATTAACGCGTCTCCATCTTTAACAGCTAGCAATCAAATCGACTACAACTTAAAATATGCAATGCTGTCTGATGTTTTAAATGTACTCGATATGGAAGGAAG GTTAACAAGTAAAGAAAAACGTGTTGGTGGATTCGACTTAATATGGCATGATGGACCAGTCACAAACGAAGATTTGTCTACATGTGATTGTGCTCCAGCCGCGAATACATTTTTAG GATGTGCAAACAATCGCGAAACTCAGCTAAAAGAAATATACAAGGCAAGTGACCGCCTCAGGGATATGCATTGA